The sequence GATGGTGCTGCCAATCAAGGACAGATATTCGAAGCCTACAATATTGCATGTCTATGGAGATTGCCGGTTATATTTATTTGCGAGAATAATGAGTATGGTAAGAAATTGTCCAAAGCTTAATGACTTGATGCTAATAACTGTTAAGCCCACATAAATTTTGTTCCTCCTACTACGAAGGTATGGGCACACAGATGCATCGTTCGTCCTGTTCTATTGAATACTACGCTCGTGGTGTTCCCTTACCGGGTCTCTATGTCGATGGCATGGATGTCTGTGCTATGCGTAATGCTGCGCAATTTGCAATAGACTTTGTGCAAAAAGAAGGTCCCATGATTATTGAAGCTCATACTTATAGATATTATGGACATTCGATGTCGGATCCGGGTACAAGCTACCGATCACGAGACGAAATCACACAAATGCGTAGCACGCGTGATGCGATTTCGAACTTCCGGGAAAGAGCTATTGGGAAGGAACTACTAACAGAGGAGGAATGTAAAGTAAGTGAAATTTTTTAGCTTGCAAGTCGCTTAATCTAAAAACTTGTTCCTTCCAGAAAATGGATGCTGACATCAAAAAAGAATTGAGGGAAGCAGGCGAAAAGGttaaaaaagataaagaaatcaAGCCAGAGGAATTGTGGGCTGATGTCTATATGGATAATAAGGAAGTGGGCATACGAGATACGGTTGGCAATTTCCATAAACATTTCCGCGTCGGGAAAACATTGGAAAAAGATCATATTAAGCTCAAGTCATTTAAGTCCGATCTATCATTGACCCCGAAGGATATACCAATTGAGATACAGGAATCTGAAGCCCAATTAGCTGCGATCAAAGAAGCTCAAAAGAAAGCAGCGACCAAAGAGAAATCGAAGAATAAAGAGAAAAAGAAATGAAGAGGTGGAGACTCAGAGAGGAGACTCAGGTGTGCTGGAAAAAGcgtaaaaaaatgttattaagGAGCGTATTGAAGATAAATTTTGAAGTGCTTAGGTAGTGAACGAAATTATATTCTTATTTATATTTTATGTCTTCTACAGCGGAccttcgtatgtatgtatgtatgtataagcatcgaaaaataaatttttttaaattaaaatagaaatatatatatatatatatatatatatatataataatatggCTCGTGTCTAGAAGGGTAGGGGACATGTGAACTTGCTATAAAAAGTACTCATTACATctataacttattataatttatagAAATTGTTTGACACTTGCATAGTTATTGTTTGAGTGAAAATACTTTAAGTTACTGGTCGTAAAACGTTATACGGGCCCTTAGTAGGCTACGTCAATGAACTTTGTACAGTTCTTAGCAGGCCAGATTATCAACCTGGGATCATTAAGTTAGTCACGCAGTCTAAGCTCAACTCTAAAATCCTTAGGGTGACGACATAGGAAAAGCGAGAAGCGTTGCTGTAATATATAACTAGAGAGATATGAATATTATTTCTTATGGAAAAAGTCA is a genomic window of Eurosta solidaginis isolate ZX-2024a chromosome 4, ASM4086904v1, whole genome shotgun sequence containing:
- the LOC137247772 gene encoding pyruvate dehydrogenase E1 component subunit alpha, mitochondrial-like — translated: MYTQMLTVRRLEEVANAMYKEKIVRGFCHLYTGQEAVCVGIHSAMKPHDHLITAYRCHGWSYLMGIPPIEILAELAGRESGCQRGKGGSMHMYCKGFYGGNGIVGAQVPLGAGVGLALKNEAKGNVCIALYGDGAANQGQIFEAYNIACLWRLPVIFICENNEYGMGTQMHRSSCSIEYYARGVPLPGLYVDGMDVCAMRNAAQFAIDFVQKEGPMIIEAHTYRYYGHSMSDPGTSYRSRDEITQMRSTRDAISNFRERAIGKELLTEEECKKMDADIKKELREAGEKVKKDKEIKPEELWADVYMDNKEVGIRDTVGNFHKHFRVGKTLEKDHIKLKSFKSDLSLTPKDIPIEIQESEAQLAAIKEAQKKAATKEKSKNKEKKK